The Thalassotalea nanhaiensis genome has a window encoding:
- the gpmI gene encoding 2,3-bisphosphoglycerate-independent phosphoglycerate mutase: protein MNNKKSMVLLILDGWGYRENSESNAIFHAKTPVMDDLMKNYPSMLIETSGMAVGLPDGQMGNSEVGHVNLGAGRIVYQDFTRITKSIETGEFNQNQVLINAIDKAATNDKALHVFGLMSPGGVHSHEEHILALLDMAKARGAEKVYLHAFLDGRDTPPRSAESTLAKAEQKFAELGNGQVASIIGRYFAMDRDQRWERVEAAYNLLVSGESLYTADSAIAGLKAAYERDENDEFVSATNIPDSNGNAITVNDGDSLIFMNFRADRARQFSRCFTEADFSGFERKSKPELADFVMLTEYAADINAPAAFPPEPLHNVMGEWLEKHDKTQLRISETEKYAHVTFFFSGGKEDTFAGEQRILIPSPQVATYDLQPEMNSTLLTDKLVAAIDSGEHDLIVCNYPNGDMVGHTGKFDAAVQACEAVDHSIGRVVEALKRNGGECLITADHGNAEMMVNATSGQAHTAHTCEPVPLIYVGRNASVSKTGALSDISPTLLHLMAMEQPSEMTGTPLMTLND, encoded by the coding sequence ATGAACAACAAAAAATCTATGGTGTTATTAATTCTCGATGGTTGGGGATATCGTGAAAATAGCGAATCAAATGCTATTTTTCATGCAAAAACACCGGTGATGGATGATTTAATGAAAAATTACCCTAGCATGTTAATTGAAACATCCGGGATGGCTGTAGGTTTGCCTGATGGGCAAATGGGTAATTCTGAAGTTGGTCATGTAAATTTAGGCGCAGGTCGAATTGTTTATCAGGATTTTACTCGCATCACTAAGTCTATCGAAACTGGCGAGTTCAACCAAAACCAAGTTCTGATTAATGCAATTGATAAAGCCGCAACAAACGATAAAGCTTTGCATGTATTTGGTTTGATGTCACCAGGTGGTGTGCACAGTCATGAAGAACATATTTTAGCCTTGTTGGATATGGCAAAAGCTCGCGGCGCCGAGAAGGTTTACTTACATGCATTTTTAGATGGCCGAGATACTCCGCCACGCAGTGCAGAGTCGACACTTGCCAAGGCTGAGCAAAAGTTTGCCGAGTTAGGTAATGGTCAAGTTGCTTCAATTATCGGCCGTTATTTTGCTATGGACAGAGATCAGCGCTGGGAACGTGTTGAAGCCGCTTATAATTTATTAGTAAGCGGTGAGTCATTATATACTGCGGACAGCGCAATTGCCGGCTTGAAAGCAGCCTACGAACGTGATGAAAACGATGAATTTGTTTCTGCCACTAATATTCCAGATAGTAATGGTAATGCTATTACAGTGAACGATGGTGACTCACTAATCTTTATGAACTTTAGAGCCGATAGAGCTCGTCAATTTAGTCGCTGCTTTACTGAAGCTGATTTTTCAGGGTTTGAACGTAAGTCTAAACCTGAACTTGCTGATTTTGTTATGCTTACCGAATATGCTGCCGATATTAATGCACCAGCAGCTTTCCCGCCTGAACCTTTGCATAATGTAATGGGCGAATGGTTAGAGAAACATGATAAAACCCAATTAAGGATTTCTGAAACAGAAAAATATGCTCACGTGACGTTTTTCTTTAGTGGTGGTAAAGAAGATACCTTTGCTGGCGAACAGCGAATTTTAATTCCTTCTCCACAAGTTGCTACGTACGATCTGCAACCAGAAATGAACTCAACGTTGTTAACCGACAAACTTGTCGCGGCAATTGATAGTGGCGAACACGACTTAATAGTATGTAATTACCCTAATGGTGACATGGTAGGCCACACGGGGAAATTTGATGCTGCAGTGCAAGCCTGTGAAGCTGTTGATCATTCTATTGGTCGAGTTGTTGAAGCATTAAAGCGCAACGGCGGAGAATGCTTAATTACTGCCGATCACGGTAACGCTGAAATGATGGTAAATGCCACAAGTGGACAGGCGCATACTGCTCATACATGTGAGCCGGTACCTCTTATTTACGTTGGCAGAAATGCATCTGTATCTAAAACAGGGGCATTAAGTGATATTTCACCAACCTTGTTGCACCTAATGGCAATGGAGCAACCGAGTGAAATGACCGGTACCCCATTAATGACTTTAAATGATTAA
- a CDS encoding murein hydrolase activator EnvC family protein, whose product MWLNSATVFAQNNETTKDLSSVKQKIEQQKAAIKLTNKQQQEIQQQLKKDDLAIAKTAAKMNETRGKQKQTQEKIKQLNKQQQVLETKKKQQEDVLAEQIRSAYSAGHHDYLKLLLNQQGPSKVQRTLTYYQYLNDARMTSIENFEQVLIELSKIEEQQQQQAEQLQVLVAEQKEQKQAIEVKQQERKQTLKSLNSQILSSKQRLNKLESEEKSLIQTLARIQAQLQKEKELKGLSKLKKKLKWPVKGRIAHSFGTKKQGYLRWKGVLLNAGVGKSVKTIHNGTVLFADWLKGYGLVIVIDHGEGYMSLYGHNQTLLKGVGDRVEIGEPIALVGQSGGQSQSGLYFEIRHKGKPVNPKLWCR is encoded by the coding sequence TTGTGGCTAAATTCAGCAACTGTGTTTGCTCAAAACAATGAGACTACAAAAGATCTATCCTCAGTAAAGCAAAAAATAGAACAACAAAAAGCAGCCATTAAACTCACCAATAAGCAGCAACAAGAAATTCAACAACAGCTTAAAAAAGATGATTTAGCCATTGCAAAAACTGCCGCAAAAATGAATGAAACTCGCGGCAAGCAAAAACAAACTCAAGAAAAAATAAAGCAGCTGAATAAACAGCAGCAAGTTTTAGAAACCAAAAAGAAACAACAAGAAGATGTGCTCGCTGAACAAATTCGCAGTGCTTACTCTGCCGGACATCACGACTACCTTAAGTTGCTACTCAATCAGCAGGGTCCTAGTAAAGTTCAACGTACTCTCACCTATTATCAATATTTGAATGATGCTCGCATGACCAGCATTGAAAATTTTGAACAAGTATTAATTGAACTTAGTAAAATTGAAGAACAACAGCAACAACAAGCCGAACAGCTACAGGTATTAGTGGCAGAGCAAAAAGAGCAAAAACAAGCGATTGAAGTAAAGCAACAAGAGCGTAAACAAACACTTAAAAGCTTAAATTCGCAAATACTATCGAGTAAACAGCGCCTTAATAAGTTAGAAAGCGAAGAAAAATCATTAATTCAAACCTTAGCCAGAATTCAAGCGCAACTGCAAAAAGAAAAAGAACTGAAAGGCTTAAGTAAGCTTAAAAAGAAACTGAAATGGCCAGTAAAAGGTCGAATTGCTCATAGTTTTGGTACGAAAAAGCAAGGATACTTACGCTGGAAAGGTGTGCTGTTAAATGCAGGAGTAGGCAAAAGTGTTAAAACCATACACAACGGCACTGTCTTATTCGCCGACTGGCTAAAAGGCTATGGTTTAGTCATAGTGATTGATCATGGTGAAGGTTATATGAGCTTATATGGCCATAACCAAACACTATTAAAAGGCGTAGGCGATCGCGTTGAAATTGGTGAGCCTATCGCCTTAGTTGGCCAAAGTGGTGGTCAAAGCCAATCGGGATTGTATTTTGAAATCCGTCATAAAGGTAAGCCAGTAAACCCAAAACTTTGGTGTAGATAA
- a CDS encoding RDD family protein, with amino-acid sequence MKPIVYANIWQRMMANVIDGLIILILMLLISSLSFVHISFAFIAIIFSHFAYWYYGYYFNGKYGATFGKHFLGLIVVNKDLGRFDFNTSFKRSSIDLGFAVFGAAFALTALFSMDFSHYASLGFHQREAYLASFNPEVSALCAQLFGYWLLSEFVVMMFTKRNQAAQDLLAGTVVIVKEPRKELASSNS; translated from the coding sequence ATGAAACCAATAGTTTATGCAAATATTTGGCAACGTATGATGGCTAATGTGATTGATGGTTTAATTATTTTGATCCTAATGCTGCTAATTTCAAGTTTGTCTTTCGTACATATATCTTTTGCTTTTATCGCAATAATTTTTAGTCATTTTGCTTACTGGTATTATGGTTATTACTTCAATGGTAAGTATGGCGCTACATTTGGTAAGCATTTTTTAGGCTTAATAGTTGTTAATAAAGACTTAGGTCGTTTTGATTTCAATACTTCTTTCAAGCGCAGTTCTATTGATCTTGGTTTTGCTGTATTTGGTGCTGCTTTTGCTTTAACTGCATTATTTTCAATGGACTTTAGCCATTATGCAAGCTTAGGATTTCATCAACGTGAAGCGTATTTAGCCAGCTTTAACCCTGAAGTGTCAGCGTTATGTGCACAACTGTTTGGTTATTGGTTATTGAGTGAATTCGTTGTGATGATGTTTACCAAACGCAATCAAGCTGCGCAAGATTTGTTAGCGGGTACGGTTGTTATCGTAAAAGAGCCTAGAAAAGAACTTGCCAGTTCAAATAGTTAA
- a CDS encoding PEP-CTERM sorting domain-containing protein, whose product MKIIKCFLLFSYIAIAAIINTATAGLIYSDATNLLINGSFEEPSIPGTSWRHYAADDVIGWESSAIVDSSGAEIKDGRIEIWNGLFGTPATHGDQLAELNAHPGQASDEYFSISQTFSTVLNSHYIFGFDYRARGNNDGRFMVEVINIGSPNIFTQIYSNTDKDAWTMFSSGFIGDGGSYTLKLTSLSAATDTTGHLLDAVYVGYDERVGPAGVPVPEPGTLLLFAIAILGLAVKYKNI is encoded by the coding sequence ATGAAAATAATAAAGTGTTTTTTGCTCTTTTCCTATATTGCTATTGCCGCAATAATCAATACTGCAACAGCAGGCCTTATATATAGTGATGCCACTAACCTTTTAATTAATGGTAGTTTTGAAGAACCTAGCATTCCCGGTACATCTTGGCGGCATTATGCTGCTGATGATGTGATTGGCTGGGAGAGTAGTGCGATAGTTGACAGTTCAGGAGCAGAAATAAAAGATGGTCGAATTGAAATTTGGAATGGTCTTTTTGGTACCCCAGCCACTCATGGTGATCAACTCGCTGAGCTTAATGCTCACCCTGGGCAAGCTAGTGATGAATACTTTAGTATTTCACAAACATTTTCTACTGTTTTAAATAGTCATTATATATTTGGTTTTGATTATCGTGCTCGTGGCAATAACGACGGTCGCTTTATGGTGGAAGTTATTAATATTGGCTCACCTAATATTTTTACTCAAATTTACTCAAATACAGATAAAGATGCCTGGACAATGTTTTCTTCTGGTTTTATTGGTGACGGCGGTTCTTACACACTTAAATTAACGTCATTAAGTGCTGCAACAGATACAACTGGGCACTTACTTGATGCTGTTTACGTTGGTTATGATGAACGTGTTGGTCCTGCTGGCGTTCCGGTACCAGAGCCTGGTACTTTGTTGTTATTTGCTATAGCCATATTAGGACTAGCGGTAAAATATAAAAATATTTGA
- a CDS encoding divergent polysaccharide deacetylase family protein: MRIFFSLFIFVVVNLFATSANAQGKDKIAIVIDDIGYRSTDKTALQLPKQVTFSVLPHTPFGRELAVQGNQQQREILLHVPMESINNLLLGPGALTSNMDEANVKKTLAASIADIPHVIGINNHMGSLLTQKSAPMSWTMQFLKENDLFFLDSRTSKYSQAEYIAQRIGVPSLHRHIFLDNKVDERYIEQQFNKLIRSSKKNGAVVAIAHPHPATVRVLKKMIPTLAERNIELVTISQLLPLETPSQISQQKIELTDQHQGE; encoded by the coding sequence GTGCGCATATTTTTTTCTTTGTTTATTTTTGTAGTCGTTAATCTATTTGCAACAAGTGCTAATGCACAAGGCAAAGACAAAATAGCCATTGTTATTGATGACATCGGTTATAGATCAACTGACAAAACCGCCTTACAACTTCCAAAACAAGTTACTTTTTCTGTACTGCCCCATACACCATTTGGTCGTGAGTTAGCCGTTCAAGGTAATCAGCAACAACGTGAAATTTTATTACATGTGCCAATGGAATCTATAAACAACTTATTACTTGGGCCTGGGGCATTAACAAGTAACATGGATGAAGCCAATGTTAAGAAAACATTAGCGGCATCTATTGCTGATATTCCTCATGTCATCGGCATCAATAATCATATGGGCAGTTTACTTACCCAAAAATCTGCCCCAATGTCTTGGACTATGCAGTTTTTAAAAGAAAACGATTTATTTTTCTTAGACTCAAGAACCAGCAAATATTCACAAGCCGAATATATAGCGCAACGTATAGGTGTTCCAAGTTTACACCGCCACATTTTTTTGGATAATAAAGTTGATGAACGCTACATTGAGCAACAATTTAATAAACTGATCCGCAGCAGTAAAAAAAATGGTGCGGTTGTAGCCATCGCCCATCCACACCCTGCAACAGTAAGAGTATTAAAGAAAATGATCCCAACTCTTGCTGAGCGCAACATTGAGTTAGTTACAATTTCTCAATTATTGCCATTAGAAACGCCAAGTCAAATTAGCCAACAAAAAATAGAATTAACTGACCAACATCAAGGTGAATAA
- a CDS encoding S1 family peptidase, whose amino-acid sequence MRINPIIICLILFCGISGVVTANEQLVQTIAQVKPAIVGVGIHQANARPQSRLHGTGFVIGNGHYIVTNYHVLAQDIKIEAKQKRVIFVGFGKKSEVRNIEVVAYSKRHDIAILKQNGPKLPTLKLHQDQFIAEGESIAFTGFPIGAVLGLYPVTHKGIVASITPVVIPVMASTQLSPSMVKVLKNPYLVYQLDATAYPGNSGSPVYLQSNGEVVAVINKVFVQKTKESAITNPSGITYAIPIKFLNELIQEQKLNIYSP is encoded by the coding sequence ATGAGGATAAACCCCATCATAATCTGCTTAATATTATTCTGCGGTATTTCTGGCGTAGTAACTGCTAATGAACAGCTAGTACAAACAATCGCTCAAGTAAAACCGGCTATTGTAGGGGTGGGCATTCATCAAGCTAACGCTCGCCCACAAAGCCGTTTGCATGGTACAGGTTTTGTCATTGGCAATGGTCATTATATTGTCACTAATTATCATGTGCTTGCCCAAGACATTAAAATTGAAGCGAAACAAAAGCGAGTCATTTTTGTTGGCTTTGGTAAGAAAAGTGAAGTGCGAAATATAGAAGTTGTTGCCTATTCAAAGCGGCATGACATTGCCATTCTTAAACAAAACGGTCCTAAATTACCCACATTAAAGCTTCATCAAGATCAGTTCATTGCCGAGGGTGAGTCAATAGCTTTTACTGGTTTTCCTATTGGAGCAGTATTGGGTTTATATCCGGTTACTCACAAAGGTATTGTTGCCAGTATTACACCTGTAGTTATTCCTGTTATGGCTTCAACACAGTTGAGTCCGTCAATGGTGAAGGTTTTAAAAAATCCATATCTGGTTTATCAACTTGATGCCACGGCATATCCGGGGAATAGTGGTAGTCCCGTTTATCTACAATCTAATGGCGAGGTTGTTGCGGTGATAAATAAGGTGTTTGTTCAGAAAACTAAAGAGTCTGCAATAACCAACCCAAGTGGCATTACCTATGCAATACCAATAAAATTTTTGAATGAATTAATTCAAGAGCAAAAACTCAATATTTATTCACCTTGA